In one window of Balaenoptera musculus isolate JJ_BM4_2016_0621 chromosome 10, mBalMus1.pri.v3, whole genome shotgun sequence DNA:
- the ADM2 gene encoding protein ADM2: protein MARLLTVTLGCISFLYLQLSGALSLGLARSRPPARPREPPARTPSSGLQSRHPAARSVVWKLPQALQPQRSASLAPAMGQPLRNGPRRHLGPRRPRAQLLRVGCVLGTCQVQNLSHRLWQLVGSAGPHDSAPVDPSSPHSYG, encoded by the exons ATGGCCCGGCTCTTGACGGTCACCCTCGGTTGCATCAGCTTCCTCTACCTGCAGCTCTCAGGCGCGCTGTCCCTCGGCCTGGCGCGGAGCCGGCCGCCCGCGCGACCCAG GGAGCCCCCAGCCCGGACTCCTTCCAGTGGCTTGCAGTCCCGGCACCCCGCAGCCCGGTCTGTGGTCTGGAAGCTGCCCCAGGCCCTCCAGCCCCAGAGGAGTGCCAGCCTGGCCCCTGCTATGGGTCAGCCTCTCCGGAACGGCCCCCGCCGACACTTGGGTCCCCGCAGGCCCCGAGCCCAGCTCCTGCGTGTCGGCTGTGTGCTGGGCACCTGCCAGGTGCAGAACCTCAGCCACCGCCTATGGCAGCTTGTCGGCTCAGCCGGCCCACACGACTCAGCCCCTGTGGACCCCAGCAGCCCTCACAGCTACGGCTGA
- the MIOX gene encoding inositol oxygenase isoform X2 gives MKVAVDPDPSLVYRPDMEPEAAKDKGSFRNYTSGPLLDRVFTTYKLMHTWQTVDFVRRKHAQFGSFSYKRMTVMEAVDMLDGLVDESDPDVDFPNSFHAFQTAEGIRKAHPDKDWFHLVGLLHDLGKVLALAGEPQWAVVGDTFPVGCRPQGSVLFCDSTFQDNPDLQDPLYSTELGMYQPHCGLENVLMSWGHDEYMYQMMKFNKFSLPPEAFYIIRFHSFYPWHTGGDYQQLCNEQDLAMLPWVQEFNKFDLYTKSSDLPDVDKLRPYYQGLIDKYCPGVLHW, from the exons ATGAAGGTGGCTGTG GACCCGGACCCTTCCCTGGTCTACCGGCCTGATATGGAGCCAGAGGCGGCCAAAGACAAGGGCAGCTTCCGAAACTACACG TCCGGCCCTCTCCTGGACCGTGTCTTCACCACCTACAAGCTTATGCACACGTGGCAGACCGTGGACTTCGTCAGGAGGAAG CATGCCCAGTTTGGGAGCTTCTCCTACAAGAGAATGACTGTCATGGAGGCTGTGGACATGCTGGATGGGCTGGTGGACGAGTCGGACCCCGACGTGGACTTCCCCAACTCCTTCCACGCCTTCCAGACGGCCGAGGGCATCCGGAAGGCCCATCCCGACAAGG acTGGTTCCACCTCGTCGGGCTCCTGCACGACCTGGGGAAGGTCCTGGCTCTGGCAGGGGAGCCCCAG TGGGCAGTCGTTGGAGACACCTTCCCAGTTGGCTGCCGTCCCCAAGGCTCTGTGCTTTTCTGTGACTCTACCTTCCAGGACAACCCTGACCTCCAGGATCCTCTGTACAG CACAGAGCTTGGCATGTACCAGCCCCACTGTGGGCTCGAGAACGTCCTCATGTCCTGGGGCCATGACG AGTACATGTACCAGATGATGAAGTTCAACAAATTCTCCCTCCCACCGGAG gcctTCTACATCATCCGGTTCCACTCCTTCTACCCGTGGCACACGGGCGGCGACTACCAGCAGCTGTGCAATGAGCAGGACTTGGCCATGCTGCCCTGGGTGCAGGAGTTCAA CAAGTTCGATCTCTACACCAAGAGCTCTGACCTGCCAGATGTGGACAAGCTGCGGCCCTACTACCAGGGGCTCATTGACAAGTACTGCCCCGGTGTCCTCCACTGGTGA
- the MIOX gene encoding inositol oxygenase isoform X1, whose amino-acid sequence MPSPSGFLPAHSSGSKDPDPSLVYRPDMEPEAAKDKGSFRNYTSGPLLDRVFTTYKLMHTWQTVDFVRRKHAQFGSFSYKRMTVMEAVDMLDGLVDESDPDVDFPNSFHAFQTAEGIRKAHPDKDWFHLVGLLHDLGKVLALAGEPQWAVVGDTFPVGCRPQGSVLFCDSTFQDNPDLQDPLYSTELGMYQPHCGLENVLMSWGHDEYMYQMMKFNKFSLPPEAFYIIRFHSFYPWHTGGDYQQLCNEQDLAMLPWVQEFNKFDLYTKSSDLPDVDKLRPYYQGLIDKYCPGVLHW is encoded by the exons ATGCCCTCTCCCAGCGGGTTTCTGCCGGCCCACTCATCTGGGTCAAAG GACCCGGACCCTTCCCTGGTCTACCGGCCTGATATGGAGCCAGAGGCGGCCAAAGACAAGGGCAGCTTCCGAAACTACACG TCCGGCCCTCTCCTGGACCGTGTCTTCACCACCTACAAGCTTATGCACACGTGGCAGACCGTGGACTTCGTCAGGAGGAAG CATGCCCAGTTTGGGAGCTTCTCCTACAAGAGAATGACTGTCATGGAGGCTGTGGACATGCTGGATGGGCTGGTGGACGAGTCGGACCCCGACGTGGACTTCCCCAACTCCTTCCACGCCTTCCAGACGGCCGAGGGCATCCGGAAGGCCCATCCCGACAAGG acTGGTTCCACCTCGTCGGGCTCCTGCACGACCTGGGGAAGGTCCTGGCTCTGGCAGGGGAGCCCCAG TGGGCAGTCGTTGGAGACACCTTCCCAGTTGGCTGCCGTCCCCAAGGCTCTGTGCTTTTCTGTGACTCTACCTTCCAGGACAACCCTGACCTCCAGGATCCTCTGTACAG CACAGAGCTTGGCATGTACCAGCCCCACTGTGGGCTCGAGAACGTCCTCATGTCCTGGGGCCATGACG AGTACATGTACCAGATGATGAAGTTCAACAAATTCTCCCTCCCACCGGAG gcctTCTACATCATCCGGTTCCACTCCTTCTACCCGTGGCACACGGGCGGCGACTACCAGCAGCTGTGCAATGAGCAGGACTTGGCCATGCTGCCCTGGGTGCAGGAGTTCAA CAAGTTCGATCTCTACACCAAGAGCTCTGACCTGCCAGATGTGGACAAGCTGCGGCCCTACTACCAGGGGCTCATTGACAAGTACTGCCCCGGTGTCCTCCACTGGTGA